A window of the Aquimarina spinulae genome harbors these coding sequences:
- a CDS encoding response regulator: MNVLYVEDNKINAMVMDKMLSRNDSNVIIAENGSQALKVVKEEVLDLILVDINLGLNQMDGCELLQRFRKLDVLKNIPVFAVTAYAMPGDEQRFINIGFDDYFSKPVNFDQLLSVISKIGTSQTT; encoded by the coding sequence ATGAATGTTCTCTACGTAGAAGATAATAAAATAAACGCAATGGTAATGGATAAAATGTTATCCAGAAATGATTCTAATGTTATCATTGCAGAAAATGGTTCACAAGCTCTTAAAGTTGTGAAAGAAGAAGTGTTGGATCTTATTTTGGTTGATATTAATCTAGGCCTTAATCAAATGGATGGCTGTGAATTACTTCAAAGATTTCGTAAACTGGATGTCCTCAAAAACATTCCTGTTTTTGCAGTAACTGCTTATGCTATGCCTGGTGATGAGCAACGTTTTATTAATATTGGGTTTGATGATTATTTCTCTAAACCTGTAAATTTTGATCAACTTTTATCGGTAATATCAAAAATAGGTACATCGCAAACAACATAA
- a CDS encoding DEAD/DEAH box helicase — protein MTFLELGVPKDLNKGLKEMGITIPTKIQEQAIPVLMSQQTDFIGKAQTGTGKTAAFGIPLLSQINPSKKDVQALVLAPTRELGQQIAKQLFKFTKYTDKIFTESVYGGEKIERQLSRLKRPTHIIVATPGRLIDLMNRKAVDISEIKTLVMDEADEMLSMGFKKDLTTILSKTTGNRNVWLFSATMPSSLNEIINSYVSKSAVQISIDKDDAVNKGIQHQFVVGDEANKLDTLTYFLKTQKGGRGIIFTKTKAAARILHKQLKAKNYEVGLLEGEMTQKDRDKVMRAFRKKTLQLLVSTDVAARGIDVANLAFVVHYQLPDQIEYYTHRSGRTARAGKTGLSLALINKSEVQVIRELEKQLGIRFSQVR, from the coding sequence ATGACGTTTTTAGAGTTAGGAGTACCCAAAGATCTTAATAAAGGTCTTAAAGAGATGGGAATTACGATTCCTACAAAGATTCAAGAACAGGCAATTCCTGTTTTAATGAGTCAGCAAACCGATTTTATTGGGAAAGCTCAAACTGGAACCGGAAAAACTGCAGCTTTTGGAATTCCGTTATTATCCCAAATTAATCCTTCTAAAAAAGATGTTCAGGCTTTAGTTTTGGCTCCTACTCGGGAATTGGGTCAACAGATAGCAAAACAACTTTTTAAGTTCACTAAGTATACAGATAAGATTTTTACCGAATCGGTATATGGTGGCGAAAAAATTGAAAGACAGCTTTCGAGATTAAAAAGACCTACACATATTATTGTAGCAACGCCAGGCAGACTTATAGATTTGATGAATAGGAAAGCGGTCGATATTTCTGAGATAAAGACATTGGTGATGGATGAGGCCGATGAAATGTTAAGTATGGGTTTTAAGAAGGATCTAACTACAATTTTATCTAAAACTACAGGAAATAGAAATGTTTGGCTTTTTTCTGCTACAATGCCGTCTTCTCTAAACGAAATTATAAATTCTTATGTTAGTAAAAGTGCAGTACAAATAAGTATTGATAAAGACGATGCAGTTAATAAAGGGATACAACATCAATTTGTAGTAGGTGATGAGGCTAATAAATTAGATACGCTTACGTATTTTCTGAAAACGCAAAAAGGGGGGAGGGGAATTATTTTTACAAAGACTAAAGCTGCTGCCCGTATACTTCATAAACAACTAAAAGCCAAAAATTATGAAGTAGGTCTTCTCGAAGGAGAGATGACACAAAAAGATAGAGATAAAGTAATGAGAGCGTTTAGGAAAAAAACGTTACAATTACTGGTGTCTACAGATGTTGCAGCAAGAGGTATTGATGTTGCTAACCTCGCTTTTGTTGTACATTATCAATTGCCGGATCAAATAGAGTATTATACGCACAGAAGTGGTAGAACAGCCAGAGCAGGAAAAACAGGTTTATCCTTAGCTCTAATAAACAAATCAGAGGTACAGGTCATAAGAGAATTAGAAAAACAACTTGGGATACGATTTAGTCAGGTTAGATAA
- a CDS encoding DUF72 domain-containing protein, with product MKFGKVEHPDIVDFSLPKDHKDTARVLNSTTKGSLSTYVGCAKWNRQDLKGFYPRGTKDELEYYSRQFNSIELNATFYRIFPEDQFKKWYDKTPEGFKFFPKLVQNISHLKRLNEDVEPYVDAYLANVIHLKEKLGTIFLQMHGNFAPKNFDRVIRFIEKWPKEIRLAVEFRHTDWFNDVTVANELYSLLESNNISNIITDTAGRRDLLHMRLTNDEAFVRYVGANHKTDYTRLDDWVKRLSTWKDEGINHIHFFVHQNLEVESPLLSKYFIKELNDHLGTQLGLPNHLSDDLKLF from the coding sequence GAAATTTGGCAAAGTAGAACATCCTGATATCGTAGATTTTAGTTTACCAAAAGATCATAAGGATACGGCAAGAGTTTTAAACTCTACAACAAAAGGAAGTTTATCGACTTATGTTGGCTGTGCCAAATGGAATAGGCAAGATTTAAAAGGATTTTACCCGAGAGGAACAAAGGATGAACTAGAGTATTATTCGAGACAGTTTAATAGTATCGAATTGAATGCCACATTTTATAGAATTTTTCCTGAAGATCAGTTTAAAAAATGGTATGATAAAACTCCTGAAGGATTTAAATTTTTTCCAAAACTTGTACAGAATATTTCCCATCTTAAAAGATTAAATGAAGATGTAGAACCTTATGTTGATGCATACTTAGCTAATGTAATTCACCTAAAAGAAAAGTTAGGAACCATATTTTTACAGATGCATGGTAATTTTGCTCCTAAAAATTTTGACAGAGTTATTCGATTTATAGAAAAATGGCCTAAAGAAATACGTTTGGCCGTAGAATTTAGACATACAGATTGGTTTAATGATGTAACGGTAGCCAATGAGTTATATAGTCTTCTTGAAAGTAACAATATATCGAATATCATTACAGATACGGCGGGTAGAAGAGATTTACTTCATATGCGTTTAACTAATGATGAAGCTTTTGTGAGATATGTTGGAGCAAATCACAAAACAGATTATACAAGGCTAGACGACTGGGTAAAGCGGCTTTCTACCTGGAAAGATGAAGGGATTAACCATATACATTTTTTTGTACATCAAAATTTGGAGGTAGAATCCCCTTTACTTTCTAAGTACTTCATTAAAGAATTAAATGACCATTTAGGAACACAATTAGGTTTACCAAACCATTTATCAGACGATCTCAAATTATTTTAA